One part of the Parabacteroides distasonis ATCC 8503 genome encodes these proteins:
- a CDS encoding queuosine precursor transporter translates to MQKTVTVPFMLLGILFNICLVASNLLETKVVQVGGITATAGLIVFPISYIINDCIAEVWGFKKARLIIWSGFASNFLVIAFAQLAVLLPAAPFWEGEEGFNFVFGMAPRIAVASLIAFLAGSFLNAYVMSKMKIASNGKNFSLRAIVSTLIGESADSLIFFPIAFAGLIPAGELLIMIGTQAVLKSLYEVIILPVTIRVVKYIKKVDGNDVYDLGTSYNILKVKDI, encoded by the coding sequence ATGCAAAAAACAGTTACAGTACCTTTCATGCTGCTAGGTATACTTTTTAATATATGCCTTGTAGCGTCCAATCTTTTAGAGACAAAAGTAGTGCAAGTAGGCGGTATAACGGCTACCGCAGGTTTGATCGTATTCCCGATCTCGTATATCATCAATGATTGTATAGCGGAAGTGTGGGGATTCAAGAAGGCACGGCTAATTATCTGGAGTGGCTTCGCCTCTAATTTCCTAGTGATCGCTTTCGCGCAATTGGCGGTATTATTACCGGCCGCCCCTTTCTGGGAGGGGGAGGAAGGTTTCAATTTCGTCTTCGGGATGGCCCCACGTATAGCGGTCGCCAGCTTGATAGCGTTTTTGGCCGGTTCTTTCCTGAACGCCTATGTGATGAGCAAAATGAAAATCGCCTCCAACGGAAAGAATTTCTCGTTACGAGCGATCGTATCTACCCTTATCGGTGAGAGCGCCGATTCCCTGATCTTTTTCCCGATCGCCTTCGCCGGATTGATCCCGGCCGGAGAATTGCTTATCATGATCGGGACGCAGGCGGTACTTAAATCCTTGTACGAGGTTATCATCCTTCCCGTCACCATCCGTGTCGTAAAGTACATCAAGAAAGTAGACGGGAATGATGTGTATGATCTTGGTACCTCGTATAATATCCTAAAGGTTAAAGACATTTAG
- a CDS encoding HAD family hydrolase encodes MEGIKNLIIDLGGVLINLTRNRCIEAFENLGVENIREQITNNYQHKDLFERLELGTISVEQFRDDIRALSGKPLTDEQIDTAWIAMLGDVPENKLRLLLELRERYNTMLLSNTNELHWKWSEDTYFSYQGLCAQDFFHKIYLSYELHMLKPNADIFEYVLKDSNLLAEETMLIDDASVNCRAAELLGMKSYMPQQREDWSHLFK; translated from the coding sequence ATGGAAGGCATAAAGAACTTGATTATAGACTTGGGCGGTGTGCTTATTAACCTGACTCGCAACCGTTGTATCGAGGCTTTCGAGAATCTGGGCGTGGAGAATATCCGGGAGCAGATCACGAATAACTATCAACATAAGGACTTGTTTGAGCGATTAGAGTTGGGAACGATTTCGGTGGAACAGTTTCGCGATGATATTCGTGCCTTATCGGGGAAGCCCCTGACGGACGAACAAATCGACACGGCATGGATCGCCATGTTGGGAGACGTCCCGGAAAATAAGTTGCGTCTGCTATTGGAGCTTCGTGAACGCTATAATACGATGCTTCTGAGCAATACGAACGAGCTTCATTGGAAATGGTCCGAAGATACCTATTTCTCTTATCAAGGTCTTTGTGCCCAAGATTTCTTCCATAAGATTTACCTCTCTTACGAATTGCATATGCTGAAGCCGAACGCGGATATTTTTGAGTACGTACTGAAGGACTCGAATCTTTTAGCCGAGGAGACTATGCTGATTGATGACGCTTCCGTGAATTGCCGGGCGGCTGAATTATTGGGAATGAAGTCCTATATGCCGCAGCAAAGGGAGGATTGGTCGCATCTATTCAAATGA
- a CDS encoding ABC transporter substrate-binding protein encodes MKKFISILSVLALLMGLFTSCGRSDEERSKILKIYNWGDYIDEDVLTDFPKWYKEQTGEEVRIIYQVFDINEIMLTKIERGHEDFDLICPSEYILERMLRKNLLLPIDRNFGKTPDYINNVSPYIQEELNKLSQPGRKTTDYVVPYMWGTAGLLYNKADVSRDEVMSWKCLWDPRFRNKILMKDSYRDAYGTAIIYAHARELANGTITVEQLMNDSSPEMIAIAEEYLKKMKPNIAGWEADFGKEMMTKGKAWLNFTWSGDAVWAMEEASAVGVDLGYEVPLEGSNIWYDGWAIPKYARNVKAASYFMDYLCRPDIVSRNMEVTGYVSTVATPEILAEKIDTTQTEFSDVSYFFGPGAERVQIDPAQYPDRKVVERCAMIRDFGNETEVVLEMWSRVKGDNLNSWIVILIFAVFGLLFVWVVYKRINRYQQKRRHRRRRSWYKKK; translated from the coding sequence ATGAAGAAATTTATATCGATTTTGTCTGTTTTGGCCCTGCTTATGGGGCTGTTCACTTCTTGCGGGCGCTCGGACGAGGAGAGAAGTAAGATCTTGAAGATTTATAACTGGGGAGATTATATCGACGAGGACGTCCTGACGGATTTCCCGAAATGGTATAAGGAACAGACGGGTGAGGAGGTCCGGATTATCTATCAGGTCTTTGATATCAATGAGATCATGTTGACCAAGATCGAACGGGGGCATGAGGATTTCGACTTGATTTGCCCTTCGGAGTATATCCTTGAGCGCATGCTGCGGAAAAATCTCTTGCTACCGATCGACCGTAATTTCGGGAAGACACCGGATTATATCAACAATGTCTCTCCCTATATCCAAGAGGAACTGAATAAGTTAAGTCAGCCGGGCCGTAAGACTACCGACTACGTGGTTCCTTATATGTGGGGAACCGCCGGCCTGTTGTATAATAAAGCCGATGTCTCGAGGGACGAGGTAATGTCGTGGAAATGCCTTTGGGACCCTCGTTTCAGGAATAAGATCTTGATGAAGGATAGTTATCGTGACGCTTATGGAACCGCTATCATATACGCCCATGCGAGGGAATTGGCGAATGGTACGATCACGGTGGAGCAATTGATGAACGATAGCTCCCCGGAAATGATCGCTATCGCCGAGGAATACTTGAAGAAGATGAAACCGAATATCGCCGGTTGGGAGGCCGATTTCGGTAAGGAGATGATGACGAAAGGAAAGGCGTGGCTGAATTTCACTTGGAGCGGCGACGCGGTCTGGGCCATGGAAGAGGCGAGTGCCGTAGGCGTAGATCTGGGGTATGAGGTTCCTTTGGAGGGTAGTAATATCTGGTACGATGGTTGGGCGATCCCTAAATACGCTCGCAACGTGAAGGCGGCCAGTTATTTTATGGACTATCTATGCCGTCCGGACATCGTCAGCCGTAATATGGAGGTGACCGGATATGTCAGCACCGTGGCCACCCCGGAAATATTGGCGGAAAAGATCGATACGACGCAGACCGAGTTCTCGGACGTAAGTTATTTCTTCGGACCGGGAGCGGAGCGTGTCCAGATAGACCCGGCTCAATATCCGGACCGGAAGGTCGTGGAACGTTGTGCCATGATCCGTGATTTCGGGAACGAGACGGAGGTGGTTCTGGAAATGTGGAGCCGGGTAAAAGGTGACAATCTTAACTCTTGGATTGTTATATTGATATTCGCTGTTTTCGGCTTGTTGTTTGTCTGGGTCGTTTACAAGCGGATCAATCGTTATCAACAGAAAAGACGACATCGCAGACGTCGTAGCTGGTATAAAAAGAAATGA
- a CDS encoding ABC transporter permease, translating into MVKYLAKGYLWALLLLLYSPILIIMIFSFTEAKVLGNWTGFSTKLYSSLFAGNVQHSLVSALWNTFAIAMIAATVSTLLGSVAAIGIFNLKTRARNAVSFVNNIPMLNPDIITGISLFLLFVSLGISQGLTTVVLAHITFCTPYVVLSVMPRLKQMNQNIYEAALDLGATPFQALRKVIFPEIRPGMISGFILAFTLSIDDFAVTIFTIGNEGLETLSTFIYADARKGGLTPELRPLSTIIFVTVLVLLIVINKRAEKAKRA; encoded by the coding sequence ATGGTGAAATATTTAGCTAAGGGATATCTGTGGGCTTTGCTTTTGTTGCTCTACTCGCCGATCCTGATTATCATGATCTTCTCGTTCACGGAGGCGAAAGTGCTGGGTAACTGGACCGGGTTCTCCACGAAATTATATAGCTCCCTTTTTGCCGGCAACGTGCAGCACTCGTTGGTAAGCGCCCTTTGGAATACGTTCGCTATCGCCATGATAGCCGCTACGGTATCTACCTTGTTGGGAAGCGTGGCCGCTATCGGGATCTTTAATTTGAAGACAAGGGCCCGTAACGCCGTGAGCTTTGTCAATAACATCCCGATGTTGAATCCGGATATCATCACCGGTATTTCCTTGTTCCTGTTGTTTGTCAGCTTAGGGATCTCTCAAGGTTTGACGACGGTCGTGTTGGCGCATATCACGTTCTGTACGCCGTATGTGGTATTAAGCGTCATGCCCCGCTTGAAACAGATGAACCAGAATATCTACGAGGCGGCGTTGGATTTGGGGGCGACTCCGTTTCAAGCCTTGCGGAAGGTGATCTTCCCGGAAATCCGTCCGGGTATGATCAGTGGTTTTATCCTTGCCTTCACGCTCTCTATCGACGATTTCGCCGTGACCATATTTACGATTGGTAATGAGGGCTTGGAAACCCTTTCCACCTTTATCTATGCGGATGCCCGGAAAGGAGGATTGACCCCGGAGTTGCGTCCCCTCTCAACGATTATATTCGTAACCGTGTTAGTATTGTTGATTGTTATAAATAAACGTGCTGAGAAAGCGAAGCGAGCGTAA
- a CDS encoding ABC transporter permease, whose protein sequence is MINTFSAFFMRRRNWTIPYVLFLAIFVVIPLFLIVYYAFTNDEGMFTFANFRKFMIHPEAINTFVYSVGIALITTILCLLLGYPAAWILSQARFNTSRTMVVLFILPMWVNILIRTLATVALFDFLNFPLGEGALIFGMVYNFLPFMIYPIYNTLQKMDHSLIEAAQDLGANPSQVFIKAVFPLSMPGVMSGIMMVFMPTISTFAIAELLTMNNIKLFGTTIQENINNGMWNYGAALSLIMLLLIGITGLFSNESSDSANEGGLI, encoded by the coding sequence GTGATCAATACGTTTTCTGCATTTTTTATGAGACGAAGGAACTGGACCATTCCTTATGTCCTGTTCTTGGCCATCTTTGTCGTGATACCGCTCTTCTTGATCGTGTATTACGCCTTTACGAATGACGAGGGGATGTTTACCTTCGCCAACTTCCGTAAGTTCATGATCCATCCCGAGGCGATCAACACCTTCGTGTATTCAGTCGGGATCGCTTTGATAACGACCATCCTTTGTCTGCTGCTGGGATATCCGGCCGCTTGGATATTGAGCCAAGCCCGGTTTAATACTTCCCGTACGATGGTCGTTTTGTTTATCCTTCCGATGTGGGTCAATATCTTGATCCGTACGTTGGCTACCGTGGCTTTGTTCGATTTCTTGAATTTCCCGCTGGGAGAGGGGGCCTTGATCTTTGGCATGGTGTACAACTTCTTGCCCTTTATGATCTACCCGATTTATAATACGCTCCAGAAAATGGATCACAGCTTGATAGAGGCGGCGCAAGACTTGGGGGCGAATCCGTCGCAGGTATTTATCAAGGCCGTATTCCCACTATCGATGCCGGGAGTGATGAGTGGTATCATGATGGTGTTTATGCCGACCATCTCTACGTTTGCCATCGCCGAATTGTTGACGATGAACAATATCAAGCTCTTCGGTACGACCATACAGGAGAATATCAATAACGGTATGTGGAACTACGGGGCGGCGCTTTCTCTTATCATGTTGTTATTAATCGGAATCACGGGATTGTTCAGTAATGAGAGCAGTGATTCGGCGAATGAGGGAGGGCTTATCTGA
- the potA gene encoding polyamine ABC transporter ATP-binding protein, with the protein MSIRKSDRIISVEHVSKYFGEKAVLNDVNLQVRKGEFVTILGPSGCGKTTLLRLIAGFQTASEGVITMSGKEITQTPPHKRPVNTVFQKYALFPHLNVYNNIAFGLKLKKLPSATIEKKVKQALKMVGLTDYEDRDVDSLSGGQQQRVAIARAIVNEPEVLLLDEPLAALDLKMRKDMQMELKEMHKSLGITFVYVTHDQEEALTLSDTIVVMSEGKIQQIGTPIDIYNEPVNSFVADFIGESNILNGTMIKDRQVSFAGHEFECVDEGFGEQMPVDVVLRPEDIYIFEPSEAAMLTGTVTSSIFKGVHYEMMVQTPNGYEFMVQDYHCFEAGSEVGLLIKPFDIHVMKKERICNTFEGKLIDATHVEFLGCTFECKEVTDIEPNTPVKVEIDFKDVILEDNEEDGRLTGEVKFILYKGNHYHLTVFTDWDEDIFVDTNDVWDDGDHVGITIAPDKIRIIHA; encoded by the coding sequence ATGTCAATACGAAAATCGGATCGCATTATCAGCGTGGAGCACGTATCGAAGTATTTTGGCGAGAAGGCCGTGCTGAATGATGTAAATTTACAGGTCCGCAAGGGCGAGTTTGTAACCATTTTGGGGCCTTCCGGTTGCGGAAAGACTACCCTGTTGCGTTTGATAGCCGGCTTCCAGACGGCCTCCGAGGGCGTTATCACGATGTCCGGGAAGGAGATTACGCAGACGCCGCCGCATAAACGTCCCGTAAATACGGTATTCCAGAAATATGCTTTATTTCCACATCTGAATGTGTACAATAATATCGCCTTTGGCCTGAAGCTGAAGAAACTTCCTTCCGCCACGATCGAGAAGAAAGTGAAACAGGCGTTGAAAATGGTAGGGTTGACAGACTATGAGGATCGGGATGTCGATTCCCTTTCCGGTGGCCAGCAGCAACGTGTGGCGATCGCTCGCGCTATCGTGAATGAGCCGGAGGTGTTATTGCTGGATGAGCCGTTGGCGGCCTTGGACTTGAAGATGCGCAAGGACATGCAAATGGAATTGAAAGAGATGCATAAGTCCTTAGGCATTACGTTCGTGTACGTGACCCACGACCAAGAGGAAGCGCTGACGCTGAGCGACACGATCGTTGTCATGAGCGAGGGAAAGATCCAGCAAATCGGTACCCCGATCGATATTTATAACGAGCCGGTCAATTCGTTCGTCGCTGATTTCATCGGTGAGAGTAACATCTTGAACGGGACGATGATCAAGGATAGGCAAGTCTCTTTCGCCGGTCATGAGTTCGAGTGCGTGGATGAGGGATTCGGGGAGCAAATGCCGGTAGATGTCGTGTTGCGCCCCGAGGATATTTACATCTTCGAGCCGTCGGAGGCGGCGATGTTGACGGGTACGGTAACCTCCTCCATCTTTAAGGGTGTGCATTACGAGATGATGGTGCAAACCCCGAACGGATACGAGTTCATGGTACAGGATTACCACTGTTTCGAGGCAGGTAGCGAGGTCGGGCTTCTTATCAAGCCTTTCGATATCCATGTAATGAAGAAAGAGCGTATTTGCAATACCTTCGAGGGAAAGCTTATCGACGCTACGCATGTGGAATTCCTAGGCTGTACGTTCGAATGTAAGGAAGTAACCGATATAGAGCCAAATACGCCTGTGAAAGTCGAGATCGATTTTAAAGATGTGATCTTGGAGGATAACGAGGAAGACGGTCGCTTGACCGGAGAAGTAAAATTTATCCTCTACAAAGGCAACCATTATCATCTGACCGTGTTTACGGATTGGGACGAGGACATCTTTGTCGATACCAACGATGTATGGGATGATGGAGATCATGTCGGCATAACGATCGCCCCGGATAAAATTCGAATTATTCATGCTTAA
- a CDS encoding alpha-L-rhamnosidase gives MKSTRCILSIILGLLAGWLPLGAVTVLKNLQVEYQTNPLGIDVSQPRFNWQMESDRYGACGQAYRLWVADSPEQLAAGRYIYDSGKVLSGESVGVVYQGKALQPSTRYYWKVSVWDESGTEITSTEPAWFETGLLGSGWSGARWIGSSETQLSKYRSHYVIDYDVRVAEGNDKAAFVFGARDADNYVSAELDLNGSGDARFILRHTTDGKTTQDASESLASIIPASDKHKAHHIRLKVTTAQYALKYFVDIEIDGKTLVNSSLTPEEKERKSRGDFWGGKEGAFTVYPYPDGELVYHCRLYAIGFLQPKGQTATFSNLCISEDTWNTLLYNPAETYVEKGEGKLNVWYPGENVSAPMLRKAIKIEKPVKSARLYATARGVYEFSVNGQKVGKDYLNPGWTDYRYRIMYNTYDITDLLRPGDNGIGAMLGAGWWSEHSGFLTGWQDQYGTRQSLLGKIVIEYADGTRETIVTNDSWKCYDRGPITFNGLQNGEEYDARKEVNGWDAPGFDDSSWKPATLFAAPPVNVEIQGYVGSPIQNNVTLTAQSMVEPIPGVYVYDMGQNMVGVPRLTFKGKAGQEITIRFGEMNYPETIPTKPVAPYTIAMYKEKKGQVYTDNYRSALSTDRYILRGDAAGETYEPRFTFHGFRYVEIHGLERPLPLEAVKGIVLESIGARTSGYETSDERVNRLFSNIIWGQRGNFLSVPTDCPQRDERMGWTGDAQVFARTATYNMNVDPFYTRWLYSVRDNQGDDGSYANYIPVVGFPPHGAEDGGGAMGWMEAGVIVPWQMYQQYGDVRILEQHYASMVAYMDYLERRAVRYVQPFGGFGDWLAIEPTNSMLTNTAYSAYDALIMEQVAKRLGKDADQRRFRTFYENVKRSFNDLFVNEEGRTFAPTVESIFGKDSQVGMWPGTAATEAKIVDTQTSYVVPLQFDLFNEKNKPLAIRYLVENIKKHNYTLTTGFIGTPYLNLVLSDNGYDDVAYKLFEQTAYPSWLYPVLQGATTIWERWNSYTLVNGFGPVDMNSFNHYSYGAIEEWMIAYTLGIQRDEEQPAYKHIILQPRIGGTFSFIRGHYDSAYGRIESGWQIQKKGYIYEATIPANTTATLYLPAKSEKSVRMEKGQEGITPVGLKDGKAVYRLGSGSYRIYVD, from the coding sequence ATGAAGAGCACACGATGTATTTTGTCTATAATCTTAGGGTTGCTGGCCGGATGGCTACCTCTGGGTGCGGTTACCGTATTGAAGAACCTACAGGTTGAGTATCAAACCAATCCACTGGGAATTGATGTCAGTCAGCCACGTTTTAACTGGCAGATGGAGTCCGATCGCTATGGGGCCTGTGGGCAGGCTTATCGGTTATGGGTGGCCGATAGTCCGGAGCAATTGGCTGCCGGGCGTTATATCTATGATTCGGGAAAGGTTCTTTCCGGGGAATCGGTCGGCGTAGTTTATCAAGGAAAAGCATTACAACCTTCCACTCGCTATTATTGGAAAGTTTCCGTATGGGATGAATCGGGAACGGAAATTACCTCCACCGAGCCTGCGTGGTTCGAGACCGGTCTTCTGGGTTCCGGATGGAGTGGCGCCCGTTGGATCGGCTCGTCGGAGACACAACTCTCCAAATATCGCTCGCATTATGTGATCGACTATGATGTGCGGGTGGCCGAGGGTAATGATAAAGCCGCATTTGTCTTTGGGGCGAGGGACGCTGATAATTATGTGTCTGCTGAACTGGACTTGAATGGTTCGGGGGACGCCCGTTTCATCTTACGCCATACCACGGATGGAAAAACGACGCAAGACGCCTCGGAGAGTCTGGCCTCCATCATCCCAGCCTCGGATAAGCATAAGGCGCATCATATCCGGTTGAAGGTGACGACGGCCCAATATGCCTTGAAATATTTCGTGGATATAGAGATCGATGGAAAGACCTTGGTGAATTCCTCTTTGACTCCCGAGGAGAAAGAACGGAAGAGCCGTGGTGATTTCTGGGGAGGCAAGGAAGGGGCTTTCACCGTGTATCCTTATCCGGATGGAGAGTTGGTTTATCATTGCCGTTTGTACGCGATCGGTTTCCTGCAACCTAAAGGGCAGACCGCTACATTCTCCAACTTGTGTATCAGCGAGGATACGTGGAATACGCTTCTGTACAATCCTGCCGAGACTTATGTGGAGAAAGGGGAGGGAAAGCTCAATGTCTGGTATCCGGGCGAGAACGTATCCGCTCCCATGCTCCGGAAAGCGATAAAGATAGAGAAACCGGTCAAGAGCGCCCGTTTATACGCTACCGCTAGGGGTGTCTACGAGTTCTCGGTGAACGGGCAGAAGGTTGGAAAGGATTATCTGAATCCGGGTTGGACGGATTACCGTTACCGTATCATGTATAATACGTATGATATAACGGATTTGCTACGACCGGGCGATAATGGTATCGGGGCGATGTTGGGCGCCGGATGGTGGAGCGAGCATAGCGGTTTCCTTACCGGTTGGCAGGATCAATACGGAACCCGCCAGTCCTTATTGGGAAAGATCGTGATCGAGTATGCCGACGGTACTCGTGAGACGATCGTTACGAATGATAGCTGGAAATGTTATGACCGGGGACCGATCACTTTTAACGGCCTTCAGAATGGAGAGGAATATGATGCCCGGAAAGAGGTGAACGGCTGGGATGCTCCGGGTTTTGATGACTCGTCATGGAAACCGGCGACCTTATTCGCCGCTCCTCCGGTAAATGTGGAGATCCAAGGATATGTAGGCAGCCCGATACAAAATAATGTGACCCTGACCGCTCAGTCCATGGTAGAGCCTATTCCCGGCGTCTATGTCTATGATATGGGGCAGAATATGGTCGGTGTTCCCCGTCTGACTTTCAAGGGAAAGGCCGGACAGGAAATCACGATCCGTTTCGGGGAGATGAATTATCCGGAAACGATCCCTACCAAACCTGTCGCCCCGTACACGATCGCGATGTATAAGGAGAAGAAAGGGCAAGTCTATACGGATAATTACCGGAGCGCCCTTTCCACGGATCGTTATATCCTGAGAGGGGATGCGGCGGGTGAGACGTATGAGCCTCGCTTTACGTTCCATGGTTTCCGTTACGTGGAGATTCACGGGTTGGAGAGGCCGTTACCCTTGGAGGCGGTGAAAGGGATCGTGCTGGAATCTATCGGTGCGCGGACGAGCGGTTATGAGACGTCGGACGAGCGTGTCAACCGTTTGTTCAGCAATATCATTTGGGGCCAACGGGGTAATTTCCTGTCGGTTCCGACCGATTGCCCGCAACGGGATGAGCGTATGGGCTGGACAGGGGATGCGCAGGTATTTGCTCGTACGGCTACTTATAATATGAATGTCGATCCGTTTTACACCCGTTGGCTCTACTCGGTCCGGGATAATCAAGGAGATGACGGTAGTTACGCGAACTATATACCCGTGGTCGGTTTCCCTCCACACGGCGCGGAGGATGGCGGAGGTGCCATGGGATGGATGGAAGCCGGCGTGATCGTACCGTGGCAAATGTATCAACAATACGGAGACGTGCGTATTCTGGAGCAACATTACGCTTCCATGGTCGCTTATATGGATTATTTGGAGCGTCGTGCCGTACGCTATGTACAGCCCTTCGGTGGTTTCGGCGATTGGCTGGCTATCGAGCCGACGAATTCCATGTTGACGAACACCGCTTACTCCGCCTACGACGCTTTGATTATGGAGCAGGTAGCGAAACGTTTAGGGAAGGATGCGGACCAAAGGCGTTTCCGTACTTTCTACGAGAACGTGAAGAGGTCCTTTAACGACTTGTTCGTAAACGAGGAAGGACGCACGTTCGCCCCGACGGTGGAATCTATCTTTGGCAAGGATTCGCAAGTAGGTATGTGGCCCGGAACGGCGGCTACCGAGGCGAAGATCGTGGATACGCAGACCTCATACGTGGTTCCTCTCCAGTTCGATCTGTTCAATGAGAAAAACAAACCCTTGGCGATCCGGTATCTGGTAGAGAATATCAAGAAACATAATTATACGCTTACGACCGGCTTTATCGGTACGCCTTACCTGAATTTGGTATTATCCGACAATGGTTATGACGATGTCGCCTATAAGCTGTTTGAGCAAACCGCCTATCCTTCATGGCTGTATCCTGTCCTGCAAGGCGCTACCACGATTTGGGAACGTTGGAATTCCTACACGTTGGTAAATGGCTTCGGCCCTGTGGATATGAACTCTTTCAACCATTATTCGTATGGCGCTATCGAGGAGTGGATGATAGCTTATACCTTGGGTATCCAGCGGGATGAGGAACAACCCGCCTATAAGCACATCATCCTTCAACCCCGTATCGGCGGAACCTTCTCGTTCATCCGGGGTCATTACGATTCCGCCTATGGCCGTATCGAGAGTGGATGGCAAATCCAAAAGAAGGGCTATATATACGAGGCAACCATTCCCGCTAATACGACGGCTACCTTATATCTGCCCGCCAAATCGGAGAAGTCCGTTCGTATGGAGAAAGGGCAGGAGGGGATCACGCCCGTGGGATTGAAGGATGGGAAGGCTGTGTACCGATTGGGATCGGGGAGCTACCGGATATACGTGGATTGA